The Haloplanus natans DSM 17983 DNA segment TCGGCTGTTCGGGCAAGATCGGGACGTACATGCGCTCCTACGCGCTCCACGGCGTCCACGGGCGCGCGCTCCCGGTCGGGGCGGGCGTCAAACTCGCCAACCCCGACATCGAGGTGATGGTCGCGGGCGGCGACGGCGACGGCTACTCCATCGGCGCCGGCCACTTCGTCCACGCCGTCCGCCGCAACGTCGACATGACCTACGTCGTCATGGACAACCGAATCTACGGCCTGACGAAAGGGCAGGCCTCGCCGACCAGCCGCGAGGACTTCGAAACGTCGACGACGCCCGAGGGCCCCCAACAGCCCCCGGTCAACCCCCTCGCTCTCGCCTTCGCCGCGAGCGGTACCTTCATCGCGCAGTCGTTCTCGACGGACGCCCAGCGCCACGCCGAAATCGTCAAACAAGCGGTCGAACACGACGGCTTCGGCTTCGTCAACGTGTTCTCCCCCTGCGTGACGTTCAACGACGTGGATACCTACGACTACTTCCGTGACTCCATCGTCGACCTGGCCGACACCGACCACGACCCGACGAACTACGAGGACGCCCGCTCGCGCATCCTCGACCCCGGCACGGAGTATCAGGGCGTCCTCTACCGGGACGACGACTCGGTGCCCTACGAGCAGAGCCACGGCGTCGACGCCAACATGGCCGACATCCCCGACGGCGCGCCCGAGGACGCGATGGATCTGGTCCGCGAGTTCTACTGATACTGTTTACTGTAAGTCATTACCGGTGGGTCGCCGGACCGTCTTGGCGACTCACCGGTAACCAGTTACAGTAAACAGTATAAGACGGACTACTGCAACTGTCTGCCGGACTGTCTCTGTGGATCGTCGGTACGGAGGTACGAGAAACCGTACGGGGGCCGACCCTTTTGGAGGACGACCGGCCAGAAGAACCGGACGAGAAGCGTTAGCGTCGCCGTCGCCAGCAGGATCACCACGGCGTCCAGCGGGAGGCCGGCCCGGAGCATATCCTCGCGGTCCATGTAGCCCGCACCGGACGCGGTGAGGTGGACGGGTATCGCGAGCGCGACGCCGAAGACGGCCACGTTGCGCACGCTCGTCATCGCGGCCTCCCGACCCCCCGGTGGACCATCGAATCGGTGCGCGTCGCCCACCAGCAAGAGTCTGTTCCCGTCGCCGTTCGGAAAGACTGATTACGGTCACACGGTAGGGAAGAATATGCCCGACCGTTTCGACGTGATCGTCGCCGGCGCGGGGCCCGCCGGGGCCCAGTGTGCCCGCGACCTCGCTCAACGGGGGTACGACGTGGTCGTCCTCGAGGCCGAGGCCGAGGCCGACTTCCCCCGCCAGAGCAACAAATCCACCGCCGGCACGTTCCCATCTATGATGGCTTCGTTCGGGGTGCCGGACGAGGTGGTGATGAACTACACCGACGACGTGGTGCTGGAGTCGCCGAACGACCACTACGTCCAGCACCAGCCCGGTGCGGTCCTCGAGTTCGCC contains these protein-coding regions:
- a CDS encoding 2-oxoacid:ferredoxin oxidoreductase subunit beta, with protein sequence MSSDVRFTDFKSDAQPTWCPGCGDFGTINGMMKALAETGNSPDETFIVAGIGCSGKIGTYMRSYALHGVHGRALPVGAGVKLANPDIEVMVAGGDGDGYSIGAGHFVHAVRRNVDMTYVVMDNRIYGLTKGQASPTSREDFETSTTPEGPQQPPVNPLALAFAASGTFIAQSFSTDAQRHAEIVKQAVEHDGFGFVNVFSPCVTFNDVDTYDYFRDSIVDLADTDHDPTNYEDARSRILDPGTEYQGVLYRDDDSVPYEQSHGVDANMADIPDGAPEDAMDLVREFY